A single genomic interval of Apis cerana isolate GH-2021 linkage group LG14, AcerK_1.0, whole genome shotgun sequence harbors:
- the LOC108000641 gene encoding transmembrane protein 94 isoform X15 yields the protein MKMDGDQGKDSPSKPTENINTKSAKPLGLSTTIALEILQRDVKRVLQEYEEEYKRNKKYKAWLKDTLHHRSQYTTLCWTSAIALLINAIILVIAFFTINDTWYPTLPYDGLTVCCLVMLNFILVVSDNKLRHEEIPYRVRGLLDQLEAKNTCQWNPENYPHLCSPLSPCLTLQWTYRDGRIINLPWALLVASDIIVIKPGQQAPGYCVPYDDADAPVLHAREVYSPQVHSANEIFSTPQARTPLKNKIYKLQETPYLMNLRMALDQALDRPVTYHNRKRHLLMICCIEQLAYPILLIIVLVANLFRYMYVSEYFGVGYWNEMFLLQPIAISIPLLPLVFPTCWIFLNCFGMARFKALFKLYQSSKKLQFVDPFEDADISGPSHPEVVYNWLELKEYFFDILFGKEHMMSRSASILHVLGSVTALCCVDKKGILSWPNPTAEKVFFLRNANTLSPSSSTGSLDRNSEPQYQATDDSKQDSNKTSYVTHDMSHSTAEVLDLTHDHALPFRLQFDDHSWRQHLNSLKPLGLAILLNTCNMDTQEHYMQFCCHVTCEALFNENLVPVTNRRCLCELAKQIGFQDQAQNIFQLEQQLSTFRHVQPEMVRRDIKFARSLSIATKLKFPFPHMVAVVVRERSGGGLQLLTQGTADIILDSCIEFWDGHDLCPLSASDRKKVQDFYQRTSLTSYCTAFAYRPLTRGICDKMSKIYLELPADSKHLYAPHRSPTPLPWDFRNVLDPRVKGILGQFHSTDSLLCNENKDDVVNDVDSCFDIQCNQVFIGMVTMQYQAQTDMVQLIEQLDRACIRFVHFSKENELRSRVFSEKMGLESGWNCHISLLSERARRQQWLERYPHMPPSYMSESLVGWWVSQAAAMSSPTPSAQSHQHNYSCMDEASHLLNRVSPRTNLDNSRAMSMSAPSAINTDFSTVKFDDETTEWNDTGTSQVKSAMSHSLSHLIQRITRTGSTHVSEQDTVRSEDSVLVQSVDLGSGQEAWRSLSCLTDSTEQSAPVNFDLSNRAKLPRGIDKIRPHIELIDNVPLLVSLFTDCNTAVTREMLHIMQDYGEVVCVLGSSANAENMPIFMQADAGVAVEPLYPQVCQRVPVLTPTKDDQGPSPVDLSRALNSVACSLSVKREDPIAIFHLIMEARHYMMCLWNCVQFWLCCTVTLSFTQAMSGFLLLPPLFSVDQVLWLCCLIIPILSISMIATPMDPTIMQRATGKNQCTVNGQVALFVLWCYGSKFLPTVITIVLSQCISFLSLCPTYTPDSKCLYIYPDTQGEVSWGGWGDKPNIILVIQHFALSLLVLHLVTISISFVHREYSIWKKQPFNNYVWFFSAFIALCAQAAFSGTVFCKFWKDEGQSIKDFPLHLPLFFLVSLPLIFAINELIKWQEIKVNVRYQKRARLEFGTKLGMNSPF from the exons ATG AAAATGGATGGCGATCAAGGAAAAGATAGTCCTTCCAAACcaactgaaaatattaatactaaatctgCAAAGCCATTAGGACTAAGTACAACAATTGCTCTTGAAATATTACAACGTGATGTTAAAAGAGTGTTACAAGAATATGAAGAAGAGtacaaaagaaataa AAAATATAAAGCTTGGCTAAAGGACACATTACATCATCGTAGTCAATATACAACTCTTTGTTGGACTTCAGCAATTGCACTTTTGATCAATGCCATTATACTTGTTATTGCATTCTTCACAATCAACGATACATG GTATCCTACACTGCCTTATGATGGACTGACTGTTTGTTGTCTagtaatgttaaattttattttagtcgTATCTGATAATAAATTACGACATGAAGAAATTCCTTATAGAGTACGAGGTCTTCTTGACCAATTAGAAG CAAAAAATACTTGCCAATGGAATCCAGAGAATTATCCACATTTATGCAGTCCATTGTCTCCTTGCTTAACTTTACAGTGGACTTATCGCGATGGtcgcataattaatttacccTGGGCATTGTTAGTTGCTAgtgatataattgttataaaaccCGGACAACAAGCACCTGGATATTGTGTTCCTTATGAT gatGCTGATGCACCAGTATTACATGCAAGAGAAGTATACAGTCCTCAGGTTCACAGtgctaatgaaatattttcaactccACAGGCACGAACGcctttaaagaataaaatttataaacttcaaGAAACACCATATTTAATGAATCTTAGAATGGCTCTCGATCAAGCTTTAGATAGACCGGTTACATATCACAATCGCAAACGGCATCTTTTAATGATATGTTGCATCGAACAATTGGCTTATCCAATTCTTTTGATTATCGTTCTAGTTgctaatttatttcgatatatgtatgtgtcaGAATATTTCGGTGTCGGTTATTGGAATGAAATGTTTCTGTTACAACCGATCGCTATTAGTATCCCTTTACTTCCGTTAGTATTTCCGACTTgttggatttttttaaattgtttcggAATGGCTCGTTTCAAAGCTCTATTTAAGCTTTATCAATCTTCGAAGAAACTTCAG TTTGTGGATCCTTTCGAAGATGCGGATATTTCCGGGCCTAGCCATCCAGAAGTAGTATACAATTGGTtggaattaaaagaatacttttttgatatattgtttGGTAAAGAGCATATGATGTCAAGATCCGCCAGTATTCTACATGTTTTAGGATCAGTTACG GCATTGTGTTGCGTGGATAAAAAAGGGATCCTTTCGTGGCCTAATCCAACTGCCGAGAAAGTATTCTTTTTACGAAATGCTAATACTCTATCTCCATCTTCaag tACTGGTAGCTTAGATAGAAACTCAGAACCTCAGTATCAGGCAACTGACGACTCCAAACAAGATTCGAATAAGACATCCTATGTGACTCAtg atatgtcTCATTCAACAGCTGAAGTTTTGGATCTTACTCATGACCATGCTTTACCATTTCGTCTACAGTTCGATGACCATTCTTGGAGACAACATTTAAACTCATTAAAACCCCTAGGTTTAGCGATTCTTCTCAACACATGTAATATGGATACACAAGAGCATTACATGCAGTTTTGTTGTCATGTCACGTGTGAAGCTCTCTTTAACGAAAATCTAGTACCAGTAACGAACAGACG GTGTTTATGCGAATTAGCCAAGCAGATAGGTTTTCAAGATCAggcacaaaatatatttcaattggaACAACAGTTGTCCACGTTTAGGCATGTT CAACCAGAAATGGTTCGGCGAGATATCAAATTTGCACGATCTTTGAGTATCGCGACGAagttaaaatttccatttccgcACATGGTAGCTGTGGTAGTTAGAGAACGCAGTGGTGGAGGTTTGCAATTACTTACACAGGGTACAGCGGATATAATATTGGATTCTTGCATCGAATTTTGGGACGGTCATGATCTCTGTCCATTATCAGCATCGGATag gaAAAAGGTGCaagatttttatcaaagaaCGAGCTTAACATCATATTGTACTGCATTTGCGTATAGGCCACTAACACGTGGTATTTGTGATAAAATGTCTAAAATATATCTAGAACTTCCTGCAGATAGTAAACATTTATATGCACCTCATAGGAGTCCTACTCCTCTACCTTGGGACTTTAGAAATGTTCTTGACCCTAGAGTGAAAGGTATACTTGGACAATTTCACTCGACTg aTTCTTTGTTGTGCAATGAAAACAAAGATGATGTTGTAAATGATGTTGATAGCTGCTTTGATATTCAATGTAATCAAGTTTTTATTGGTATGGTCACTATGCAGTATCAAGCACAAACAGAtatg GTACAATTAATTGAACAACTCGACAGAGCTTGTATCCGATTTGTTCACTTCagcaaagaaaatgaattaagaTCACGTGTATTCTCGGAAAAAATGGGTCTCGAAAGCGGATGGAATTGTCACATATCGTTGCTCAGTGAAAGAGCTAG GAGACAGCAATGGCTGGAGAGATATCCACACATGCCTCCATCGTATAT GTCCGAGAGTCTAGTGGGTTGGTGGGTGAGCCAGGCAGCAGCCATGTCCTCACCCACTCCCTCAGCCCAATCTCATCAGCATAATTACTCCTGCATGGATGAGGCCAGCCACTTGCTTAATCGTGTCTCTCCTCG CACCAATTTGGATAATAGCCGTGCTATGAGTATGTCAGCACCAAGTGCTATAAATACCGATTTCTCCACCGTCAAATTCGATGATGAAACCACGGAATGGAACGACACGGGAACATCTCAAGTTAAAAGCGCTATGAGCCACAG TCTAAGTCATCTAATACAAAGGATCACGAGAACAGGATCAACACACgtttc GGAACAGGACACAGTGAGAAGCGAAGATAGCGTGCTTGTACAAAGCGTAGACCTGGGTTCCGGACAAGAAGCATGGCGATCTTTGAGTTGTCTCACAGACAGCACGGAGCAAAGCGCTCCTGTAAATTTTGACTTGTCGAACAGG GCAAAACTACCTCGAGGCATCGATAAGATTCGACCACACATAGAATTAATAGACAATGTACCCCTTTTGGTATCTCTGTTCACCGATTGCAACACCGCTGTTACAAGGGAAATGTTGCACATTATGCAAGATTATGGAGAAGTTGTATGCGTACTTGGCTCCTCTGCTAATGCAGAAAATATGCCCATCTTCATGCAAGCAGATGCagg AGTGGCGGTAGAACCATTGTATCCACAAGTTTGTCAAAGAGTTCCTGTATTGACACCAACCAAAGACGATCAAGGTCCATCTCCAGTTGATTTAAGCAGAGCATTGAATTCCGTTGCTTGCTCTTTAAGCGTGAAACGAGAAGATccaattgcaatttttcactTAATCATGGAG GCTCGGCATTATATGATGTGCCTCTGGAATTGCGTGCAATTCTGGCTCTGTTGTACAGTTACTCTCTCCTTCACACAAGCTATGTCCGGTTTCTTATTACTACCGCCCTTATTTTCGGTTGATCAAGTCTTATGGTTGTGTTGCTTAATCATtccaatattatctatatctatGATTGCTACACCAATGGATCCTACTATAATGCAACGTGCAACTGGTAAAAACCAATGTACTGTAAATGGCCAG GTTGCACTGTTTGTTCTTTGGTGTTATGGCAGTAAATTTTTGCCGACAGTCATAACGATAGTTCTGTCGCAAtgtatttcgtttttatcttTGTGCCCTACTTACACACCAGATTCTAAATGCTTGTATATATACCCAGATACACAAGGAGAAGTTTCATGGGGTGGTTGGGGTGACAAACCAAACATTATTTTAGTGATACAACATTTCGCTTTGTCGCTGTTAGTTTTACATTTGG TAACGATATCCATAAGCTTTGTACATAGAGAATATTCTATTTGGAAGAAACAACCCTTTAACAATTACGTATGGTTTTTCAGTGCATTTATAGC attatgcGCACAAGCTGCATTCTCAGGAACAGTGTTTTGTAAATTCTGGAAAGACGAAGGGCAAAGTATAAAAGACTTTCCTTTACATCTTCccctattttttttagtttcattACCACTAATCTTTGCCATTAACGAATTGATCAAATGGCAGGAAATCaa GGTAAACGTGAGGTATCAAAAAAGAGCACGATTAGAATTTGGTACAAAACTTGGTATGAATTcaccattttaa
- the LOC108000641 gene encoding transmembrane protein 94 isoform X4, with the protein MKMDGDQGKDSPSKPTENINTKSAKPLGLSTTIALEILQRDVKRVLQEYEEEYKRNKKYKAWLKDTLHHRSQYTTLCWTSAIALLINAIILVIAFFTINDTWYPTLPYDGLTVCCLVMLNFILVVSDNKLRHEEIPYRVRGLLDQLEVAKNTCQWNPENYPHLCSPLSPCLTLQWTYRDGRIINLPWALLVASDIIVIKPGQQAPGYCVPYDDADAPVLHAREVYSPQVHSANEIFSTPQARTPLKNKIYKLQETPYLMNLRMALDQALDRPVTYHNRKRHLLMICCIEQLAYPILLIIVLVANLFRYMYVSEYFGVGYWNEMFLLQPIAISIPLLPLVFPTCWIFLNCFGMARFKALFKLYQSSKKLQFVDPFEDADISGPSHPEVVYNWLELKEYFFDILFGKEHMMSRSASILHVLGSVTALCCVDKKGILSWPNPTAEKVFFLRNANTLSPSSSTGSLDRNSEPQYQATDDSKQDSNKTSYVTHDMSHSTAEVLDLTHDHALPFRLQFDDHSWRQHLNSLKPLGLAILLNTCNMDTQEHYMQFCCHVTCEALFNENLVPVTNRRYQDHSVEDKSGYQAKDTMQSSRQVYLVDESGSLGHMWCLCELAKQIGFQDQAQNIFQLEQQLSTFRHVQPEMVRRDIKFARSLSIATKLKFPFPHMVAVVVRERSGGGLQLLTQGTADIILDSCIEFWDGHDLCPLSASDRKKVQDFYQRTSLTSYCTAFAYRPLTRGICDKMSKIYLELPADSKHLYAPHRSPTPLPWDFRNVLDPRVKGILGQFHSTDSLLCNENKDDVVNDVDSCFDIQCNQVFIGMVTMQYQAQTDMVQLIEQLDRACIRFVHFSKENELRSRVFSEKMGLESGWNCHISLLSERARSESLVGWWVSQAAAMSSPTPSAQSHQHNYSCMDEASHLLNRVSPRTNLDNSRAMSMSAPSAINTDFSTVKFDDETTEWNDTGTSQVKSAMSHSLSHLIQRITRTGSTHVSEQDTVRSEDSVLVQSVDLGSGQEAWRSLSCLTDSTEQSAPVNFDLSNRAKLPRGIDKIRPHIELIDNVPLLVSLFTDCNTAVTREMLHIMQDYGEVVCVLGSSANAENMPIFMQADAGVAVEPLYPQVCQRVPVLTPTKDDQGPSPVDLSRALNSVACSLSVKREDPIAIFHLIMEARHYMMCLWNCVQFWLCCTVTLSFTQAMSGFLLLPPLFSVDQVLWLCCLIIPILSISMIATPMDPTIMQRATGKNQCTVNGQVALFVLWCYGSKFLPTVITIVLSQCISFLSLCPTYTPDSKCLYIYPDTQGEVSWGGWGDKPNIILVIQHFALSLLVLHLVTISISFVHREYSIWKKQPFNNYVWFFSAFIALCAQAAFSGTVFCKFWKDEGQSIKDFPLHLPLFFLVSLPLIFAINELIKWQEIKVNVRYQKRARLEFGTKLGMNSPF; encoded by the exons ATG AAAATGGATGGCGATCAAGGAAAAGATAGTCCTTCCAAACcaactgaaaatattaatactaaatctgCAAAGCCATTAGGACTAAGTACAACAATTGCTCTTGAAATATTACAACGTGATGTTAAAAGAGTGTTACAAGAATATGAAGAAGAGtacaaaagaaataa AAAATATAAAGCTTGGCTAAAGGACACATTACATCATCGTAGTCAATATACAACTCTTTGTTGGACTTCAGCAATTGCACTTTTGATCAATGCCATTATACTTGTTATTGCATTCTTCACAATCAACGATACATG GTATCCTACACTGCCTTATGATGGACTGACTGTTTGTTGTCTagtaatgttaaattttattttagtcgTATCTGATAATAAATTACGACATGAAGAAATTCCTTATAGAGTACGAGGTCTTCTTGACCAATTAGAAG TAGCAAAAAATACTTGCCAATGGAATCCAGAGAATTATCCACATTTATGCAGTCCATTGTCTCCTTGCTTAACTTTACAGTGGACTTATCGCGATGGtcgcataattaatttacccTGGGCATTGTTAGTTGCTAgtgatataattgttataaaaccCGGACAACAAGCACCTGGATATTGTGTTCCTTATGAT gatGCTGATGCACCAGTATTACATGCAAGAGAAGTATACAGTCCTCAGGTTCACAGtgctaatgaaatattttcaactccACAGGCACGAACGcctttaaagaataaaatttataaacttcaaGAAACACCATATTTAATGAATCTTAGAATGGCTCTCGATCAAGCTTTAGATAGACCGGTTACATATCACAATCGCAAACGGCATCTTTTAATGATATGTTGCATCGAACAATTGGCTTATCCAATTCTTTTGATTATCGTTCTAGTTgctaatttatttcgatatatgtatgtgtcaGAATATTTCGGTGTCGGTTATTGGAATGAAATGTTTCTGTTACAACCGATCGCTATTAGTATCCCTTTACTTCCGTTAGTATTTCCGACTTgttggatttttttaaattgtttcggAATGGCTCGTTTCAAAGCTCTATTTAAGCTTTATCAATCTTCGAAGAAACTTCAG TTTGTGGATCCTTTCGAAGATGCGGATATTTCCGGGCCTAGCCATCCAGAAGTAGTATACAATTGGTtggaattaaaagaatacttttttgatatattgtttGGTAAAGAGCATATGATGTCAAGATCCGCCAGTATTCTACATGTTTTAGGATCAGTTACG GCATTGTGTTGCGTGGATAAAAAAGGGATCCTTTCGTGGCCTAATCCAACTGCCGAGAAAGTATTCTTTTTACGAAATGCTAATACTCTATCTCCATCTTCaag tACTGGTAGCTTAGATAGAAACTCAGAACCTCAGTATCAGGCAACTGACGACTCCAAACAAGATTCGAATAAGACATCCTATGTGACTCAtg atatgtcTCATTCAACAGCTGAAGTTTTGGATCTTACTCATGACCATGCTTTACCATTTCGTCTACAGTTCGATGACCATTCTTGGAGACAACATTTAAACTCATTAAAACCCCTAGGTTTAGCGATTCTTCTCAACACATGTAATATGGATACACAAGAGCATTACATGCAGTTTTGTTGTCATGTCACGTGTGAAGCTCTCTTTAACGAAAATCTAGTACCAGTAACGAACAGACG CTACCAGGATCACAGTGTAGAAGATAAGAGTGGGTATCAGGCAAAAGATACAATGCAAAGTTCAAGACAGGTGTATTTAGTCGACGAATCAGGGAGCCTTGGACATATGTG GTGTTTATGCGAATTAGCCAAGCAGATAGGTTTTCAAGATCAggcacaaaatatatttcaattggaACAACAGTTGTCCACGTTTAGGCATGTT CAACCAGAAATGGTTCGGCGAGATATCAAATTTGCACGATCTTTGAGTATCGCGACGAagttaaaatttccatttccgcACATGGTAGCTGTGGTAGTTAGAGAACGCAGTGGTGGAGGTTTGCAATTACTTACACAGGGTACAGCGGATATAATATTGGATTCTTGCATCGAATTTTGGGACGGTCATGATCTCTGTCCATTATCAGCATCGGATag gaAAAAGGTGCaagatttttatcaaagaaCGAGCTTAACATCATATTGTACTGCATTTGCGTATAGGCCACTAACACGTGGTATTTGTGATAAAATGTCTAAAATATATCTAGAACTTCCTGCAGATAGTAAACATTTATATGCACCTCATAGGAGTCCTACTCCTCTACCTTGGGACTTTAGAAATGTTCTTGACCCTAGAGTGAAAGGTATACTTGGACAATTTCACTCGACTg aTTCTTTGTTGTGCAATGAAAACAAAGATGATGTTGTAAATGATGTTGATAGCTGCTTTGATATTCAATGTAATCAAGTTTTTATTGGTATGGTCACTATGCAGTATCAAGCACAAACAGAtatg GTACAATTAATTGAACAACTCGACAGAGCTTGTATCCGATTTGTTCACTTCagcaaagaaaatgaattaagaTCACGTGTATTCTCGGAAAAAATGGGTCTCGAAAGCGGATGGAATTGTCACATATCGTTGCTCAGTGAAAGAGCTAG GTCCGAGAGTCTAGTGGGTTGGTGGGTGAGCCAGGCAGCAGCCATGTCCTCACCCACTCCCTCAGCCCAATCTCATCAGCATAATTACTCCTGCATGGATGAGGCCAGCCACTTGCTTAATCGTGTCTCTCCTCG CACCAATTTGGATAATAGCCGTGCTATGAGTATGTCAGCACCAAGTGCTATAAATACCGATTTCTCCACCGTCAAATTCGATGATGAAACCACGGAATGGAACGACACGGGAACATCTCAAGTTAAAAGCGCTATGAGCCACAG TCTAAGTCATCTAATACAAAGGATCACGAGAACAGGATCAACACACgtttc GGAACAGGACACAGTGAGAAGCGAAGATAGCGTGCTTGTACAAAGCGTAGACCTGGGTTCCGGACAAGAAGCATGGCGATCTTTGAGTTGTCTCACAGACAGCACGGAGCAAAGCGCTCCTGTAAATTTTGACTTGTCGAACAGG GCAAAACTACCTCGAGGCATCGATAAGATTCGACCACACATAGAATTAATAGACAATGTACCCCTTTTGGTATCTCTGTTCACCGATTGCAACACCGCTGTTACAAGGGAAATGTTGCACATTATGCAAGATTATGGAGAAGTTGTATGCGTACTTGGCTCCTCTGCTAATGCAGAAAATATGCCCATCTTCATGCAAGCAGATGCagg AGTGGCGGTAGAACCATTGTATCCACAAGTTTGTCAAAGAGTTCCTGTATTGACACCAACCAAAGACGATCAAGGTCCATCTCCAGTTGATTTAAGCAGAGCATTGAATTCCGTTGCTTGCTCTTTAAGCGTGAAACGAGAAGATccaattgcaatttttcactTAATCATGGAG GCTCGGCATTATATGATGTGCCTCTGGAATTGCGTGCAATTCTGGCTCTGTTGTACAGTTACTCTCTCCTTCACACAAGCTATGTCCGGTTTCTTATTACTACCGCCCTTATTTTCGGTTGATCAAGTCTTATGGTTGTGTTGCTTAATCATtccaatattatctatatctatGATTGCTACACCAATGGATCCTACTATAATGCAACGTGCAACTGGTAAAAACCAATGTACTGTAAATGGCCAG GTTGCACTGTTTGTTCTTTGGTGTTATGGCAGTAAATTTTTGCCGACAGTCATAACGATAGTTCTGTCGCAAtgtatttcgtttttatcttTGTGCCCTACTTACACACCAGATTCTAAATGCTTGTATATATACCCAGATACACAAGGAGAAGTTTCATGGGGTGGTTGGGGTGACAAACCAAACATTATTTTAGTGATACAACATTTCGCTTTGTCGCTGTTAGTTTTACATTTGG TAACGATATCCATAAGCTTTGTACATAGAGAATATTCTATTTGGAAGAAACAACCCTTTAACAATTACGTATGGTTTTTCAGTGCATTTATAGC attatgcGCACAAGCTGCATTCTCAGGAACAGTGTTTTGTAAATTCTGGAAAGACGAAGGGCAAAGTATAAAAGACTTTCCTTTACATCTTCccctattttttttagtttcattACCACTAATCTTTGCCATTAACGAATTGATCAAATGGCAGGAAATCaa GGTAAACGTGAGGTATCAAAAAAGAGCACGATTAGAATTTGGTACAAAACTTGGTATGAATTcaccattttaa